The proteins below come from a single Rhizobium sp. BT04 genomic window:
- a CDS encoding LysR substrate-binding domain-containing protein, producing MDIGRLRALRELSIRKTMAAVAEALYVSPSAVSQQIALLEEEVGIRLIERRGRGVVMTPAGQQLVQRAEKILIEIESAKADIAEMKSVVSGELRVAAFPSVAAAVIPKVVYDLAARHPQLTVQFDEMEPAESVAALRSWQTDVAIIDDLNMPTGALDPNIETIFLMEDVFNVMVSKEHRLFEQPTVGLRELRDERWAIDTASDTYTKMLAEACQEEGFKPNIVARCKGFEVTIALIRQNCGISILPGLRASYDLEDVWVCRVVPEIRRRIFIAFRREEKRSPALQAFLDRMTEKPPLS from the coding sequence ATGGATATCGGACGCTTGCGCGCTCTTCGAGAGTTATCGATACGCAAGACAATGGCCGCCGTGGCGGAAGCCCTTTACGTATCACCATCGGCCGTCTCCCAACAGATAGCTCTCCTCGAAGAGGAAGTCGGTATTCGGCTTATCGAACGTCGCGGTCGAGGCGTGGTGATGACTCCGGCGGGGCAGCAGCTCGTCCAGCGGGCCGAAAAGATCCTGATCGAGATCGAATCCGCGAAGGCGGACATCGCCGAGATGAAGAGCGTGGTCTCGGGAGAACTCCGTGTTGCCGCCTTCCCTTCCGTGGCTGCGGCAGTCATCCCGAAAGTCGTGTACGACCTTGCCGCGCGGCATCCCCAACTCACGGTGCAGTTTGATGAAATGGAGCCTGCCGAAAGCGTTGCGGCTCTCCGGAGCTGGCAGACGGATGTCGCGATCATTGACGATCTGAACATGCCCACGGGGGCGCTGGACCCGAACATCGAGACAATCTTCCTAATGGAAGACGTGTTCAACGTGATGGTTTCCAAGGAACACAGATTGTTCGAGCAGCCGACGGTTGGACTCCGCGAGCTCCGCGACGAACGCTGGGCGATCGACACAGCGTCGGACACCTACACCAAGATGCTCGCGGAGGCCTGCCAGGAGGAAGGATTCAAACCGAACATCGTTGCGCGGTGTAAGGGATTCGAGGTGACCATCGCTTTGATCCGGCAGAACTGCGGAATCTCCATTCTACCCGGCCTGCGCGCCAGCTATGATCTTGAGGACGTCTGGGTATGCAGGGTAGTTCCGGAAATCCGGCGACGGATCTTCATCGCCTTTCGAAGGGAGGAGAAGCGGAGCCCTGCCCTTCAAGCCTTCCTAGATCGGATGACCGAGAAGCCGCCGCTCTCCTGA
- a CDS encoding mechanosensitive ion channel family protein produces MRINDDRHFFGRVSTFLTVVFSTLLLAGANPAPAAETTSSAPIRVMIELPNDEAGRALVNRIVPGNQEPAQPVAVSQETPPPSIATSLQDLRQRLLALVNAVPTLPGQIQAAVRAFQTDNHIDPVGLILAVALFVAGGFVAQRLAWWSGRGLLHFVLTAPADTVRQRIKLHVARLSMGLLALVGYLIGSLGAFILFPWPAVFRDIALILLSAALMLRLGVLIGRVVIAPGARLPHMRLLTLVTSLAWFWYYWLLAIVAVLAAGWAIIEVIRTIGALPILVDLFTAAWFGVVSIALIVMIWLRHFRSDGPPVNRLVCVGFSASIILSWLLWVSGLRGAFWTVFVITLLPLTVSVAHDIIRRIIQSGEGQAVEDPTIVGWSVVIMQTLRNGLIVVAALLIARSWNVNLGDLAAAETVTTRLIRAGIRIVIVLLVTDVIWKLASTLIDSQMAVASRSAEAGHQDGPEVRRRQRLNTLLPILRNVLFLAIGAVGFLMILDAVGVQIGPLLAGAGVVGIAVGFGAQTLVKDIISGVFYLFDDAFRIGEYIQAARYKGTVEGFSLRSIRLRHHRGPVTIVPFGELGAVQNLSRDWVIDIITLTLNYDSDLEEVRKTIKRIGVELLEDAELGPNIIEPLKMQGIEQMADYGVQIRLKFMAKPGEQFAVRRKALAMLKKTFAEKGIQFATPTVHVSSGTDAAATAAASELQRPSKVIPTPQE; encoded by the coding sequence ATGCGCATCAACGACGACCGTCATTTCTTCGGCAGAGTATCCACATTCCTGACGGTGGTATTTTCAACGCTTCTGCTCGCCGGCGCAAACCCCGCCCCGGCGGCCGAAACGACCAGTTCGGCGCCGATCCGGGTTATGATCGAATTGCCGAACGATGAGGCTGGACGCGCGCTGGTCAATCGGATCGTTCCCGGCAATCAGGAACCGGCGCAGCCTGTAGCGGTCTCGCAAGAGACGCCGCCACCATCGATTGCCACTTCGTTACAGGATTTGCGCCAGAGGCTACTCGCACTCGTCAATGCCGTCCCGACCCTCCCGGGTCAGATCCAGGCGGCGGTCCGCGCCTTCCAAACAGATAATCATATCGACCCTGTCGGCCTGATCTTGGCGGTCGCACTCTTCGTTGCAGGCGGATTCGTCGCGCAGCGCCTCGCCTGGTGGTCCGGGCGAGGGCTTCTCCATTTTGTGCTGACCGCGCCTGCCGACACCGTGCGGCAGCGGATCAAGCTGCACGTTGCCCGGCTTTCAATGGGTCTTCTTGCGCTGGTCGGTTACCTGATCGGAAGCCTCGGCGCGTTTATCCTCTTTCCATGGCCTGCCGTGTTCCGCGATATCGCGCTCATCCTGCTATCAGCCGCGCTCATGCTGCGCCTTGGCGTTCTTATCGGCCGCGTCGTCATCGCGCCGGGCGCCCGCCTGCCACATATGCGGCTGCTAACGCTTGTCACATCGCTTGCCTGGTTCTGGTACTACTGGCTCCTCGCAATCGTCGCAGTGCTGGCGGCTGGCTGGGCCATTATCGAGGTGATCCGGACGATCGGGGCTTTGCCCATCCTGGTCGATCTCTTTACTGCGGCATGGTTCGGTGTCGTTTCAATCGCTTTGATCGTCATGATCTGGCTGCGGCACTTTCGTTCCGACGGGCCACCCGTGAACCGGCTGGTCTGTGTCGGCTTCAGCGCGAGCATCATCCTATCGTGGCTGCTATGGGTGTCCGGGCTCCGCGGTGCATTCTGGACGGTGTTCGTCATCACGCTTCTGCCGCTTACCGTTTCGGTGGCGCATGATATCATTCGGCGCATCATACAATCCGGGGAGGGGCAGGCGGTCGAAGATCCCACCATCGTCGGATGGTCTGTCGTCATCATGCAAACGCTGCGTAACGGCCTCATTGTGGTTGCCGCGCTCCTGATTGCCCGATCGTGGAACGTCAATCTCGGTGACCTCGCCGCAGCCGAAACGGTGACCACGCGGTTGATCCGCGCAGGAATCCGCATCGTGATCGTGCTGCTGGTGACCGACGTTATCTGGAAACTCGCAAGCACCCTCATCGACAGCCAGATGGCGGTGGCCTCGCGAAGCGCAGAGGCGGGGCATCAGGACGGCCCCGAGGTGCGCCGGCGTCAGCGGTTGAATACCCTCCTGCCCATTCTTCGCAACGTGTTGTTCCTGGCGATCGGAGCTGTCGGTTTCCTGATGATCCTGGATGCCGTTGGCGTCCAGATCGGACCGCTGCTGGCGGGCGCCGGTGTCGTCGGCATAGCCGTCGGCTTCGGTGCACAAACACTCGTCAAGGACATCATTTCAGGCGTCTTTTATCTGTTCGACGATGCCTTTCGCATCGGCGAATACATTCAGGCGGCGAGATATAAAGGGACGGTCGAAGGCTTCTCGCTGCGATCGATCCGCCTGCGACATCACCGCGGTCCGGTCACCATCGTTCCGTTCGGCGAACTCGGCGCGGTGCAAAACCTCAGCCGCGACTGGGTGATCGACATCATTACGCTTACCCTGAACTATGACAGCGATCTCGAGGAAGTCCGCAAGACCATCAAGCGCATCGGCGTCGAGCTTCTGGAGGATGCCGAACTCGGACCCAACATCATCGAGCCCTTGAAAATGCAAGGGATTGAGCAAATGGCGGACTATGGCGTGCAGATTCGTCTGAAGTTCATGGCGAAACCCGGCGAACAATTCGCCGTTCGCCGAAAGGCACTCGCCATGCTCAAGAAGACATTCGCGGAAAAAGGCATCCAGTTCGCAACTCCGACGGTTCATGTCTCCAGCGGCACGGATGCAGCGGCAACCGCCGCCGCGTCGGAACTCCAGAGGCCATCAAAAGTCATCCCAACACCGCAGGAATAG
- the glyA gene encoding serine hydroxymethyltransferase, translated as MTSTARAHFTQMVQGVDPLIADALASERARQQNQIELIASENIVSRAVLDALGHEITNKTLEGYPGNRFHGGGQFVDIAEQAAIDRAKQLFNCGYANVQPHSGTQANLAVFFLLLKPGEKVLSLDLAAGGHLSHGMKANLSGRWFEAHNYNVNPQNEVIDLDELQKVAEEVRPKLLITGGSAYPRELDFERMSTIAKKVGAHFLVDMAHIAGLVAGGVHPSPFPHADIVTCTTTKTLRGPRGGLILTNNEEWYKKLQAAVFPGVQGSLHSNVLAAKAICLGEALRDDFKDYARQVVANAKALASTLADRGVRIVSGGTDTHIVLLDLSSKGLLGKQAETLLARANITSNKNPIPGDSPRPPEWVGMRLGSAAGTTRGLKEEEFRILGNVIADLIDAETQGRAEDAVEGAKAKIAELTSKFPVYGH; from the coding sequence ATGACCAGCACTGCCAGAGCGCATTTTACCCAGATGGTTCAAGGGGTTGATCCGCTCATTGCCGACGCCCTTGCATCGGAGCGCGCTCGTCAGCAGAACCAGATCGAACTCATCGCCTCGGAGAACATTGTCAGCCGGGCGGTACTCGACGCTCTGGGTCACGAGATCACCAATAAGACACTCGAAGGCTATCCGGGCAACCGATTCCATGGCGGAGGACAGTTCGTCGACATCGCTGAACAGGCTGCGATCGACCGTGCGAAGCAACTCTTCAACTGCGGCTACGCCAACGTTCAGCCGCACTCGGGCACTCAGGCCAACCTCGCCGTCTTCTTCCTCCTCCTGAAGCCAGGCGAGAAGGTCCTGTCGCTCGATCTGGCGGCCGGCGGTCACCTCTCGCACGGGATGAAGGCGAACCTTTCGGGTCGCTGGTTCGAGGCGCACAACTATAACGTCAACCCACAGAACGAGGTGATTGATCTCGACGAACTCCAGAAGGTCGCAGAAGAGGTTCGCCCGAAGCTGCTGATCACTGGCGGTTCCGCGTATCCGCGCGAACTGGACTTCGAGCGCATGTCGACGATTGCGAAGAAGGTCGGTGCCCACTTCCTGGTTGACATGGCCCATATCGCAGGCCTCGTCGCAGGCGGCGTCCATCCGTCGCCGTTCCCGCACGCCGACATCGTGACGTGCACGACGACGAAGACGCTTCGCGGACCCCGCGGTGGTTTGATCCTCACCAACAACGAGGAATGGTACAAGAAGCTGCAGGCAGCCGTTTTCCCGGGCGTTCAAGGGTCGCTGCACAGCAACGTTCTCGCCGCAAAGGCGATCTGCCTTGGGGAAGCGCTGCGCGACGATTTCAAGGACTATGCACGCCAGGTAGTCGCCAACGCGAAGGCGCTTGCAAGCACCCTCGCTGACCGGGGCGTACGGATCGTCTCCGGCGGCACCGACACGCATATCGTCCTTCTGGATCTGTCCAGCAAGGGCCTTCTTGGGAAGCAGGCCGAGACGCTGCTCGCGAGAGCGAACATCACCTCGAACAAGAACCCAATCCCTGGCGACAGCCCACGTCCGCCCGAATGGGTCGGCATGCGCCTTGGTTCGGCGGCAGGGACGACGCGTGGTCTGAAGGAAGAGGAATTCCGCATCCTCGGCAACGTCATCGCTGACCTCATCGACGCCGAGACGCAGGGCAGGGCGGAGGACGCTGTTGAAGGCGCGAAGGCCAAGATCGCAGAATTGACGAGCAAGTTCCCGGTCTACGGGCACTGA
- a CDS encoding amino acid ABC transporter ATP-binding protein, with product MNAIVEMKSMNKFYGAHHVLKDIDLAVTRGEVMVILGASGSGKSTLIRCVNGLEMYQHGSLVVDGYGMPAEADRKLGGERELAAIRKGVGMVFQQFGLFPHKTVMENITIAPMRVRKKSREEAEATAMKLLDRVGLRAHAHKYPGQLSGGQQQRVAIARSLAMEPHLMLFDEPTSALDPEMVGEVLDVMRELASSGMTMMVVTHEMGFAREVADRVVYIDQGYILEIGKPDEFFDNPKNDRARSFLARVLKH from the coding sequence ATGAACGCCATCGTCGAAATGAAGAGCATGAACAAGTTCTATGGCGCTCACCATGTGCTCAAGGACATTGATCTGGCCGTCACCCGAGGTGAGGTGATGGTCATCCTCGGAGCCAGCGGATCCGGCAAGTCGACCTTGATCCGTTGCGTCAACGGTCTTGAGATGTACCAGCACGGCAGCCTTGTCGTGGACGGGTACGGGATGCCAGCCGAGGCGGATCGAAAACTGGGTGGCGAGCGAGAGCTTGCGGCAATCCGCAAGGGTGTTGGCATGGTCTTCCAACAGTTCGGCCTCTTCCCGCACAAAACGGTGATGGAAAATATCACGATCGCGCCGATGCGGGTGCGCAAGAAATCGCGTGAGGAAGCCGAGGCGACCGCCATGAAGCTTCTCGACCGCGTCGGCCTGAGAGCTCATGCTCACAAGTATCCCGGTCAGCTTTCCGGCGGCCAGCAGCAGCGCGTCGCGATCGCACGTTCACTCGCCATGGAGCCCCACCTCATGCTGTTCGACGAGCCGACGAGCGCGCTGGATCCGGAAATGGTCGGCGAAGTGCTCGATGTCATGCGCGAACTGGCCTCGTCCGGCATGACGATGATGGTCGTGACGCACGAGATGGGGTTCGCGAGAGAAGTCGCGGACCGAGTCGTCTACATCGATCAGGGATACATCCTCGAAATTGGAAAGCCTGATGAATTTTTCGACAACCCGAAAAACGATCGCGCGCGCTCCTTCCTCGCGCGTGTCCTGAAGCACTGA
- a CDS encoding transporter substrate-binding domain-containing protein, whose product MNLLKILTVTVFAGVAFAATQASASVLDTVKQRGVLNCGTDNTAPGFGYLNTTTGQMEGLDVDFCKAVAAGVLGDASKVKFITVTDKSRFDAVLTGQVDVVFAHTTIKPARESSIAIDFLPINFYDGTGLMVKADAGIKAFGDLDGATICTTQGSATETVLTAAFKARGWKDSKVLTYENLEKLFSALNAGRCNAMSTDKSALAAWAGNAPKPSDYLILPDTLDKSPFGGFVVANDSRWRNALRWIEYALFQAEESEITQANLAEKLTSEDPFVQKFLGIGGGYGKDFGLKDDFVAQAIKAVGNYGEIYDRNLGPKTKMYLDRKGTPNALWTQGGAIYSPLWN is encoded by the coding sequence ATGAATCTACTTAAAATCCTGACCGTAACTGTGTTTGCTGGGGTCGCGTTCGCCGCCACCCAGGCGTCCGCGTCCGTGCTGGACACCGTGAAGCAGCGCGGCGTGCTCAACTGCGGCACTGACAACACCGCTCCGGGATTTGGCTATCTGAATACGACCACCGGCCAGATGGAAGGTCTCGACGTCGACTTCTGCAAGGCAGTCGCCGCCGGTGTCCTCGGCGATGCTTCGAAGGTCAAGTTCATCACCGTCACTGACAAGAGCCGCTTCGACGCGGTTCTCACCGGCCAGGTGGACGTCGTATTCGCACACACCACGATCAAGCCTGCCCGTGAATCGTCCATCGCGATCGACTTCCTTCCGATCAACTTCTACGACGGCACGGGCCTGATGGTTAAGGCCGACGCTGGCATCAAGGCGTTCGGTGATCTGGACGGCGCAACGATCTGCACCACGCAAGGGTCGGCGACCGAAACCGTGCTGACTGCAGCGTTCAAGGCCCGCGGCTGGAAGGACTCCAAGGTTCTCACCTACGAAAACCTCGAAAAGCTCTTTTCCGCACTCAACGCAGGCCGTTGCAACGCGATGAGCACCGACAAGTCCGCCCTCGCCGCGTGGGCCGGAAATGCTCCCAAGCCGAGCGACTATCTGATCCTCCCGGACACACTCGACAAGTCGCCATTCGGCGGCTTCGTCGTTGCTAATGACTCCAGGTGGCGCAACGCGCTGCGCTGGATCGAATATGCTCTCTTCCAGGCTGAAGAGTCCGAAATCACGCAGGCCAACCTGGCGGAGAAGCTCACGAGCGAAGATCCGTTCGTCCAGAAGTTCCTCGGCATTGGCGGCGGCTACGGCAAGGACTTCGGCCTGAAGGACGACTTCGTTGCGCAAGCGATAAAGGCAGTCGGCAACTACGGCGAAATCTACGACCGCAACCTCGGCCCGAAGACGAAGATGTATCTCGATCGCAAGGGCACGCCCAACGCGCTCTGGACGCAGGGTGGAGCAATCTACTCTCCGCTCTGGAACTGA
- the folD gene encoding bifunctional methylenetetrahydrofolate dehydrogenase/methenyltetrahydrofolate cyclohydrolase FolD, which translates to MGMDRFIRAADIDGKQLATELLERIKTDVEILKAETGVVPGLAVVLVGDDPASAVYVASKHRQTIAAGMKSFEHRLQAGTTQNDLLSLVHRLNVDQQVHGILVQLPLPSHLDPNAVIQAINPDKDVDGFHVSNAGRLATGSPGLVPCTPLGCMMLIKNALGEHLSGSHAVIVGKSNIVGKPMAQMLMNAHCTVTVVHSQTRNTADLCRTADILVVAAGRPGLVRGDWIKPGAVVIDVGINRIQEDGKTKFVGDVAYGEAGHARAITPVPGGVGPMTIACLLSNTLTAFRRHQPWPLLPGNEQGFLR; encoded by the coding sequence ATGGGAATGGATAGATTCATTCGCGCCGCCGACATCGATGGTAAGCAGTTGGCCACCGAGCTGCTGGAAAGAATCAAAACTGACGTAGAGATCCTGAAGGCAGAGACGGGCGTTGTTCCCGGTCTTGCCGTCGTCCTCGTCGGCGATGATCCGGCAAGCGCCGTCTATGTAGCTTCCAAGCATCGGCAGACGATAGCTGCGGGCATGAAGTCATTCGAGCATCGACTGCAAGCGGGCACCACGCAGAACGACCTGTTGTCGCTCGTTCACCGCTTGAACGTTGATCAGCAAGTGCATGGAATCCTTGTTCAGTTGCCGCTTCCATCTCACTTGGATCCGAACGCGGTTATCCAGGCGATCAACCCCGACAAGGACGTAGACGGTTTTCACGTTTCGAATGCCGGACGGCTGGCGACGGGCAGCCCCGGGCTCGTTCCCTGCACGCCGCTTGGCTGCATGATGCTCATCAAGAATGCGCTGGGCGAACACCTTTCCGGATCGCACGCCGTTATCGTCGGAAAGTCGAACATCGTCGGCAAGCCTATGGCGCAGATGCTGATGAATGCGCACTGCACTGTGACGGTGGTCCATTCGCAGACGAGGAACACCGCCGACCTTTGCCGAACCGCCGACATCCTCGTCGTTGCCGCGGGTCGTCCTGGCCTTGTCCGCGGCGATTGGATCAAGCCCGGCGCTGTCGTCATCGACGTCGGCATCAACCGGATACAGGAAGACGGAAAGACGAAGTTCGTCGGCGACGTCGCCTACGGGGAGGCGGGTCATGCCCGCGCCATCACGCCGGTTCCCGGCGGGGTCGGTCCGATGACGATCGCCTGCCTGCTTTCGAACACGCTGACCGCCTTCCGCCGGCATCAACCCTGGCCGTTGCTGCCTGGAAACGAACAAGGATTTCTGAGATGA
- the purU gene encoding formyltetrahydrofolate deformylase — protein MTTTTPRYALRVACLSIRGVTAAITTYLSQNGCNISDSAQFDDADTGRYFMRISFQPDEGHTLEQLRQGFKPIADKFEANAEFFDETEKKKVILMVSRFGHCLNDLLYRWRIGALPIDIVGVISNHMDYQRIVVNHDIPFHCIKVTKENKPEAEAKQMQIVDESGAELIVLARYMQVLSDEMCRKMSGRIINIHHSFLPSFKGANPYKQAFERGVKLIGATSHYVTADLDEGPIIEQDIVRVTHTQSGEDYVSLGRDVESQVLARAIHAHIHGRVFINGNKTVVFPASPGSYASERMG, from the coding sequence ATGACAACCACGACGCCCCGTTACGCTCTCCGCGTCGCCTGCCTATCGATCCGTGGGGTTACGGCTGCGATCACGACCTATCTGTCGCAGAACGGCTGCAACATCTCTGACAGCGCCCAGTTCGACGACGCCGACACGGGACGCTACTTCATGCGCATCAGCTTCCAGCCGGACGAGGGGCACACACTCGAACAGCTCCGCCAAGGGTTCAAGCCGATCGCCGACAAGTTCGAGGCCAATGCCGAATTCTTCGACGAGACAGAAAAGAAGAAGGTCATCCTGATGGTGAGCCGCTTCGGCCACTGCTTGAACGATCTCCTCTATCGGTGGCGGATCGGGGCGCTCCCGATCGACATCGTCGGCGTGATATCGAACCACATGGACTACCAGCGGATTGTCGTGAACCATGACATCCCGTTCCATTGCATCAAGGTCACGAAGGAGAATAAGCCGGAAGCCGAGGCGAAGCAGATGCAGATCGTCGACGAGTCGGGGGCAGAACTCATCGTTCTCGCCCGCTACATGCAGGTACTCTCCGACGAGATGTGCCGCAAGATGTCGGGCCGGATCATCAATATCCACCACTCCTTCCTGCCGAGTTTCAAGGGTGCGAATCCATACAAACAGGCGTTCGAGCGCGGCGTGAAGCTAATCGGCGCGACCTCGCACTACGTCACCGCGGATCTGGACGAAGGTCCCATCATCGAGCAGGACATCGTACGGGTCACCCATACGCAGAGCGGCGAGGACTATGTGAGCCTTGGCCGCGATGTCGAAAGCCAGGTGCTCGCCCGCGCGATCCACGCTCACATCCATGGGCGCGTGTTCATCAACGGCAACAAGACGGTGGTGTTTCCAGCGTCTCCCGGTTCCTACGCGTCTGAGCGCATGGGCTGA
- a CDS encoding ABC transporter permease subunit (The N-terminal region of this protein, as described by TIGR01726, is a three transmembrane segment that identifies a subfamily of ABC transporter permease subunits, which specificities that include histidine, arginine, glutamine, glutamate, L-cystine (sic), the opines (in Agrobacterium) octopine and nopaline, etc.) produces the protein MTIHEASAVHGMVDHDHLKSRRLRNRIRHEAIQFGIIAIVVALLGLLAYAIQSGLAEKGIRFSFSFLANTAGFDISEGWTLTSGEGFLPSFTLFSPDMTVASAFVTGIFNTAKVAVLAIILSTILGTMLGVGRLSTNWVVRNLCFWIVEFVRNTPLLIQLVFWYFAVVLRFPPMASAAHFYGLIVSQQGIYVPALSWAGGDSMLPIVLATLTCVAILGAIFDPIRGMRRACIAAAVVGIVLLFATGGVSMNLPVANKFKASGGTSISPEMAALLVAIVVNSASFIAETVRGAIDALPKSQWEAAASLSLSRRYTVNDIVLPQVFRVVLPSFGNQYISLTKNTALGIAVGYPDLFNIYGTIANQKGHSLEGIIIVMASYLILSWVISTIVYWANRRLNPTGVPQ, from the coding sequence ATGACAATCCATGAAGCGAGTGCGGTCCACGGCATGGTAGACCATGATCACCTGAAGTCGCGGCGCTTGCGCAACCGCATACGGCACGAAGCAATCCAGTTCGGGATCATAGCCATCGTCGTCGCGCTCCTCGGACTGTTGGCATATGCGATCCAGTCCGGACTTGCCGAAAAGGGCATTCGGTTCAGCTTTTCTTTCCTTGCGAACACCGCGGGCTTTGATATCAGCGAAGGCTGGACGCTGACATCAGGCGAAGGCTTCCTTCCAAGTTTCACATTATTTTCGCCCGACATGACAGTTGCATCGGCCTTCGTCACGGGCATCTTCAATACTGCGAAGGTCGCTGTTCTGGCGATCATCCTCAGCACCATTCTCGGCACGATGCTGGGCGTCGGCCGCCTGTCGACCAACTGGGTCGTACGCAATCTCTGCTTCTGGATCGTCGAGTTCGTGCGCAACACGCCGCTGCTGATCCAGCTTGTGTTCTGGTACTTTGCGGTGGTGCTGCGCTTTCCGCCGATGGCATCTGCCGCGCATTTCTACGGTCTGATCGTCAGCCAGCAGGGCATCTACGTCCCTGCCCTCTCATGGGCCGGCGGCGATTCAATGCTTCCGATCGTTCTCGCCACGCTGACGTGTGTTGCCATTCTGGGCGCCATTTTCGATCCGATCCGAGGAATGCGGCGCGCCTGCATCGCCGCCGCTGTCGTCGGCATCGTGCTGCTTTTCGCGACGGGCGGCGTCTCGATGAACCTCCCTGTTGCCAACAAATTCAAGGCAAGTGGCGGCACCAGCATCAGTCCCGAGATGGCCGCCCTGCTGGTTGCGATCGTCGTCAACAGCGCTTCGTTTATTGCGGAGACCGTGCGCGGTGCTATCGACGCCCTTCCGAAGTCGCAATGGGAAGCGGCAGCGTCACTCAGTCTGAGCCGCCGCTACACGGTGAACGACATCGTGCTCCCCCAGGTTTTCCGTGTCGTCCTGCCATCGTTCGGCAATCAGTATATCAGCCTGACGAAGAACACCGCTCTCGGCATCGCCGTGGGGTATCCCGACCTGTTCAACATCTACGGGACGATCGCCAACCAGAAGGGTCATAGTCTTGAGGGCATCATCATCGTGATGGCGTCGTACCTGATCCTGAGCTGGGTCATTAGTACGATCGTCTACTGGGCTAACCGCCGACTTAACCCAACGGGAGTTCCGCAATGA
- a CDS encoding amino acid ABC transporter permease, which yields MIATSIKWTRHNLFGKPFDIVLSLFVIPGVLWLAYSTADWAFQSAKWDIIVQSLRVLMIGVFPADQAWRAWTAAAIIGAILGAGFGCVFSFKPHHCLVLLLVPVALLLIDGGFGNALPATGIVAVATLAWSLTSYVPLSRKVLPAVAFTGFILIVAVMAPPGVGLWGGLLLSVLLTLVTSVLSLPIGILLAFGRQSRLSSLRIICTWYIEVMRSVPLILVVYWIWILMPVLAPQWGLADVARGMIGFTIFYSAYVAEYVRSGLQAVPRAQTEAARSLGMSEFDINRSIVLPQALRVVVAPLVGNVLDIFNSAPLVFIIGLTDFLRAGQMILANPQYGDRTFEVLSFLLLTYFLIGSMITYAARKLEDHMALGSR from the coding sequence ATGATCGCCACCTCAATCAAGTGGACGCGCCACAACCTCTTCGGCAAGCCGTTCGACATCGTCCTCTCTCTATTTGTTATCCCGGGCGTGCTGTGGCTAGCCTACTCCACCGCCGACTGGGCATTCCAGTCGGCAAAGTGGGACATCATCGTGCAGAGCCTGCGGGTGCTGATGATCGGTGTGTTTCCTGCAGATCAGGCTTGGCGGGCATGGACCGCCGCGGCGATCATCGGTGCGATCCTCGGAGCCGGGTTCGGCTGCGTGTTCTCGTTCAAGCCGCACCATTGCTTGGTCCTGTTGCTCGTTCCAGTCGCGCTGCTGCTTATAGATGGCGGCTTCGGCAACGCGCTGCCGGCCACGGGAATCGTGGCAGTGGCCACCCTTGCCTGGTCGCTGACCTCCTATGTTCCGCTGTCTAGGAAGGTCCTTCCTGCAGTCGCGTTCACGGGCTTCATCCTCATTGTGGCCGTCATGGCGCCTCCCGGCGTTGGTCTCTGGGGCGGGCTGCTGCTCAGCGTGTTGCTCACGCTGGTGACTTCGGTCCTTTCACTGCCGATTGGCATCCTTTTGGCCTTTGGCCGCCAGAGCCGCCTTTCCAGCCTACGTATCATCTGCACCTGGTACATTGAAGTGATGCGCTCCGTTCCGCTCATCCTCGTCGTCTACTGGATCTGGATCCTGATGCCCGTGCTGGCGCCCCAGTGGGGTTTGGCCGATGTGGCCCGCGGCATGATCGGCTTCACGATCTTCTATTCCGCCTATGTCGCAGAGTATGTTCGAAGCGGCCTGCAGGCTGTACCCCGCGCGCAGACCGAAGCGGCACGGTCGCTTGGGATGAGCGAGTTCGATATCAACCGCTCGATTGTCTTGCCGCAGGCGCTCCGGGTCGTCGTCGCGCCACTGGTCGGCAACGTGCTGGACATCTTCAACTCGGCGCCGCTCGTGTTCATCATTGGGCTCACTGACTTCCTCCGCGCCGGGCAGATGATCCTTGCGAACCCGCAGTATGGCGATCGGACGTTCGAAGTTCTTTCGTTCCTCCTCCTAACCTATTTCCTGATCGGCTCGATGATCACCTACGCCGCACGAAAACTCGAAGACCACATGGCTTTGGGCAGCCGCTGA